The Amphiura filiformis chromosome 13, Afil_fr2py, whole genome shotgun sequence genome segment AAGTATTGCCTCTTAGCATTAGAAACACAGTTATTAGCATTATTCCTCAAACTTATGTACATTTCTTTATGAACAGTCAATTCAGTTTTCCTCCAGCACGCCTTTTCTCACGTCTTGAATCCCTCACTTCAGTCGTCAACAAAGGAGCCGATGGACGATCCCTCACCTGCCGAGTAGTCAGGGGTGCGTGTTGGTCAAGAACTAGTTGCAGTAGTTGCctatattgaagcttatttccattgggagTCTATTTGAACACCGGGGCGGATTTCGAACAGTCAGGGCTTAAACCccactcttttcgaaactggctgcgagtaTAGGTATAGCTCTCTGTATActggaccgacggcttaacgtcccctccaaaAGACGGATACTTTCATGATTTAtctaattctaaatgaaccatggggagagcggatgtctgaatttaatctacagaggtctTTTGGAACTTGTTTCCCTGAGAGTATCGATAAGAGTGAGTATAAAATCTATTACAATAAGCACTATTTTCTCATCTGATATTTTCTTATCTAACACAGCCTTTTTTAATTTGTTCTCAGTTGTCAGCGTATTCTTCTCCTTGTGTTCGTTGATATGGGTAACCAGATCATGGTATGTAGACACAGCCATCCTTTCACTGAAAGACGTAGATGGTAAATACAAATGGCTACTAGATCACGTCTGCTTGTTGGTGTGGCTTCTACTGACAATTCCTCCAACTGTGATATCGATGGCACTCTTCGCATCCTTTTACACCTGGATAATATGTCCCGTCATCGTTGTATATTGGGCTGTGAATATCATACAACTATTTATATTCGTTTTTCGATATCATGCTGTTAATTTACTACTCGGCTTTCCCAGCATGTTCATAAGTTTGCTTTTTGTGTTCGTCGGCGAAGATGACTTCTCCTTCAAATGGATTTTTGTTGCTGTGATAACACAATTCGTCGCCAACACATCAATGTTCACTCCTTGGTTTGCTGGTGGTGGTTATGATACCTGGTATGGTATACCAACAGCCGCGATAGTTTGGGGTGGATACATTGTAGGTATCATATTCATGGGAATGCTATTTTACTTGGCTGGAACGATAAACAAACTTAATGCAAGAGATCCTGTGTCAGATACTGGGGCACCTAAAAAAGTCAGTGTTGTAGCCGAGACCGACctatccgagaccaagaccgagacagATAGTTCGAGACAGCTAGACCGAGATtattaaaatcattgaaaaatattattacatacatacatacagacatacaagatttatatagcgccttttacaTAAAGATCAAGGCGCTTAACAGTGCATGACAAGAACATGTAGAATAGGAAACAAAGCATAAAATTAATAAGCATAAAAGTGAGATTTGAAAAGTTTCGTGAAGCTTGTAATTGAGCGTGCCTCCATGATGTTACGTGGGAGGCAGTTCCACAGTGCCGGTGCAGCAGCTTGGAATGCTCTGTCGGCAATTTGAATTCTGCCCACATGAGAAGTGATTTGAGTTTTGTCCATTGATGATCTTGTGACTAGTCCAGAATGTGGTTGTTTTAGCGTGACTAAATCAATGAGGTATTGAGGTGCGGATCCTTCCAGGCATTTGAAGATGTAGAGGCAAACTTTGAAGTTGATGCGTTCTCTTAAGGGCAACCAATGCAATTTATGCATAAGTGGAGATGGACTATCGCGTCTTGCGGCAGAGAAAATCAACTTGACAGCCTTGTGTTGGGGTGACTGCAGCCGATCAAGATCTTTAGATTTGGCTCGATATAAGAGGGCATTACCATAATCAAAATGCGATAGAACAAGAGCTCTGACAATGGCATGGAGTGTGTCATGGTCAAGAAAACGTTTAATGCGGCGTATATTGCGAAGTTGAAAACTGATGGATGATATCATGCTGTTAATATGCGGAGTCATTGAGAGACGAGAGTCCAATATGATGCCTAAGTTTCGGACAGTATCAGATGGTTTTATGATACTATCACCAACTTTAAGTTCAATTGGGCTAAGAGTACTGAGTGTTTGCATTGTGAGGCGacaaaaaattcagttttattaCTGTTCAGCTGGAGTTTATTTAAGCGCATCCAGTTATTCAGTTCACTAATGCATGATTCCAGTTTGCGAAGAGCTTCATCGAGGGCACCTGGTTGTTTAGGGTTGAAAGATGTCAGAATCTGAGTGTCATCAGCGTATTGGTGATAAGATAAGCGGGCCTACAACTGAGCCCTGTGGTATCCCATAACTCAGTGGACGCACTTCAGAGAAAAACCCATCAATGTGGACCTGCGTGACCCTGTTGTTAAGATATGAATgcacccattgggctattccagaaattaacggcacctaccctatagaagacttgggattcccaaaataaattttttttgatttacgacgtcagatgtgtcaaatttgtcttctatagggNNNNNNNNNNNNNNNNNNNNNNNNNNNNNNNNNNNNNNNNNNNNNNNNNNNNNNNNNNNNNNNNNNNNNNNNNNNNNNNNNNNNNNNNNNNNNNNNNNNNNNNNNNNNNNNNNNNNNNNNNNNNNNNNNNNNNNNNNNNNNNNNNNNNNNNNNNNNNNNNNNNNNNNNNNNNNNNNNNNNNNNNNNNNNNNNNNNNNNNNtttgcatagggttccatgtaaaattaaaacttcaaatgcatttttctgaattccaagtgcttttttcctctggagtcaaaaaattagaattggttccggatcaaagtttcgcaacgagaacgcgcatattacttagggctttcgagataaaaaaaaaaaaaaaaaaaaaaagccgcaaaaaattgaaatcgatattttgctccacaggctggctgtgtactgtacatacacaatgtgtagctgatacagtgaaatttgactgccacactcttgcagccaatgggctattccatttgacatgcatacacccctagatggaggtcatgactcaATCAtgcacacaggggtgtaaatggtttaatcacctgtttgagttctgcatgtaaaatcatctgcagtaagaagcccccatgtcacaagggaaaaagcggtaaatcgcacattatttcacattatttgcacattatttgcagaatctctcctctttttcacattataagcttacttaacagaaattgtggaaaattttggcgatcttagcgtttttgagcgattttgctcgttttaccgctttttcccttgtgtcatggggcctgtatcacccgccatacaccaaattttttgaaggggaaaaaaatgcattggggggggggttatggggggtcaaaaaataaaatgtttgaaattgcccatactttcaacccctgcaattttaaggcagtcaatatataggatattgccaaatttgaattccaaaatgtggctttaccacagggttcaatgggagaattcaaactttaaatggctttttccttAATTTCAAGttcttttttcctctggcgtcaaaaaattagaattgattccggatcaaagtttcaagAACGAGAACGCCaagatattacttagggctttcgaaagaagcggaaatttaaatcaaatttgctccacaggttccaaagtacacaatgtgcttacactcagtgatttaccagcctaccttgtatgtccgatgtgttaaatgcagccaatgcttaatgggctgttccagttaaaatccttacaccctctagatggaggtcatgacgtcaatcttgcacacaggagtgtagatatcaaatatggtcacccattcaggcaactccatttgatattcacactccctgtgtggaagatgtcttgccgggtggggagtatggaattcaaatggaatagcccagcatttcttcttttgtaggatttgaaggatttcaatatttaagtctgttccagatcatgattttacatttgaattcactcgcctttaaaaaaaaaaaaaaaatctgcagggggggtaggtggggggggggctgaaaatttgaatcgttcaaaatcactcatatttttaaccactggaatcttaaggcagccaatgtgtagcatatagctcaatttggactccaacttgtatattttgcatagggttccatgtaaaattaaaacttcaaatgcatttttctttaattccaagtgcttttttcctctggcgtcaaaaaattagaattggttccggatcaaagtttagcaacgagaacgcgcatattacttagggctttcgagataaaaaaaaaaaaaaaaaaaaaaaaaaaagccgcaaaaaattgaaatcgatattttgctccacaggctggctgtgtactgtacatacacaatgtgtagctgatacagtgaaatttgactgccacactcttgcagccaatgggctattccatttgacatgcatacacccctagatggaggtcatgacctcaatcacaagcacacacaggggtgtagatatcaaatggaatcgcctattcaggtaacttcatttgaaattcacactccctgtgtggaagattaagggcatgtcttccataggggtgtatggattttaactgaactagcccaatggtttaatcacctgtttgagttctgcatgtaaaatcatctgcaagtaagaagcccccatgtcacaagggaaaaagcggtaaatcgcacattatttcacattatttgcacattatttgcagaatctctcctctattttcacattataagcttacttaacagaaattgtggaaaattttggcgatcttagcgtttttgagcgattttgctcgttttaccgctttttcccttgtgtcatggggcctgtatcacccgccatacaccaaatttttgaaggggaaaaaaatgcattggggggggggggtatggggggtcaaaaaaaaataaaatgtttgaaattgcccatactttcaacccctgcaattttaaggcagtcaatatataggatattgccaaatttgaattccaaaatgtggctttaccacagggttcaatgggagaattcaaactttaaatggctttttccgaatttcaagtgcttttttcctctggcgtcaaaaaattagaattgattccggatcaaagtttcataaCGAGAACGCgcgatattacttagggctttcgaaagaagcggaaatttaaatcaaatttgctccacaggttccaaagtacacaatgtgcttacactcagtgatttaccagcctaccttgtatgtccgatgtgttaaatgcagccaatgcttaatgggctgttccagttaaaatccttacaccctctagatggaggtcatgacgtcaatcttgcacacaggagtgtagatatcaaatatggtcacccattcaggcaactccatttgatattcacactccctgtgtggaagatgtcttgccgggtggggagtat includes the following:
- the LOC140167577 gene encoding uncharacterized protein, with translation MQTLSTLSPIELKVGDSIIKPSDTVRNLGIILDSRLSMTPHINSMISSISFQLRNIRRIKRFLDHDTLHAIVRALVLSHFDYGNALLYRAKSKDLDRLQSPQHKAVKLIFSAARRDSPSPLMHKLHWLPLRERINFKVCLYIFKCLEGSAPQYLIDLVTLKQPHSGLVTRSSMDKTQITSHVGRIQIADRAFQAAAPALWNCLPRNIMEARSITSFTKLFKSHFYAY